A section of the Streptomyces sp. CG1 genome encodes:
- a CDS encoding MarR family winged helix-turn-helix transcriptional regulator: protein MTASPTSSADTDWLRLDSQICFSLHAASRAFNGVYRVILKDLGLTYPQYLLMLVLWEQDELPVKTLGEHLRLDSGTLSPLVKRLEGAGLVRRERSAQDERSVRVRLTEEGAALRERALQVPRRIMGATGFDLEEIADLRERLDRLTTALDAAAVAEAGREAGRPTRELDARAGD from the coding sequence ATGACCGCCTCGCCCACCTCCTCCGCTGACACCGACTGGCTCCGCCTGGACAGCCAGATCTGCTTCTCGCTGCACGCCGCTTCCCGTGCCTTCAACGGTGTCTACCGCGTGATCCTCAAGGACCTCGGGCTCACCTACCCGCAGTACCTGCTGATGCTGGTGCTGTGGGAACAGGACGAGCTGCCCGTCAAGACGCTCGGCGAGCATCTGCGGCTCGACTCCGGCACGCTGTCCCCGCTGGTCAAGCGGCTGGAGGGGGCGGGTCTGGTACGCCGGGAGCGCAGCGCGCAGGACGAGCGCTCGGTGCGGGTCCGGCTCACCGAGGAGGGCGCGGCGCTGCGCGAGCGGGCCCTTCAGGTGCCGCGCCGCATCATGGGCGCGACCGGCTTCGACCTGGAGGAGATCGCCGACCTGCGCGAACGCCTCGACCGGCTCACGACGGCACTGGACGCGGCGGCGGTGGCGGAAGCGGGACGCGAGGCGGGCCGGCCGACGCGGGAGCTGGACGCGCGGGCAGGGGATTGA
- a CDS encoding CDP-glycerol glycerophosphotransferase family protein, which translates to MPRFSVIVPAYKVQAYLSECLDSVLGQSYPDLELIAVDDCSPDACGAIIDEYAARDARVRAVHLAANQGLGRARNAGMAEARGDYLVFLDSDDTLTPDALHAIADRIKESGEPDVLMYDYARTYWDGRKVRNHLAAQLTEQGLAPFRLEDRPGLLGVLMVAWNKAYRREFVEEHGFVFPPGYYEDTPWTFPVLMTAGSIATLDRVCVHYRQRRQGSILGSTSPQHFDLFEQYDRVFTYVEQHPGLARWRPELFRVMVDHCVTVFARPGRLPRGSHGEFLRRARAHYRRYRVPGTRMRRRNILIRFGLHRTFRALQLTSAVRRRTLKAVVKLARAVRAGALRLHYRIQLRLPVRADRAVFTAGAGRGHSGDPGALEEAFRTHAPHVRTAWIARPEHQHTVPPGPRRLRPGTAAYWTALARSKYLVTDDMLDRRLRKRREQIVIQTRQGTPLKHMGLDLQERPAAARGTDFAELLRGVDQWDLVLSGNRHSTLTWERVFPGRYTTLEYGAPRNDAFQRATPADVARLRGLLGIPEGAVAILYAPTFRDHQHTQHPLLDLDRIARRLGPRFVILARPHPTRGGPLGTGTRVIDVGGQPSVESLCLASDALLTDYSSLMFDYAGLDRPIVVHTADWQAYRASRGAYFDLRAFPPGAVARTEDELIDIFATGHWRGSRSAQLRAAFRERFCPYDDGRAAERVVRHVVLGDHGLPSVVPVEERTPAPSACARSPLATVPRPSGSFPVTERR; encoded by the coding sequence TTGCCCAGGTTCAGTGTCATTGTCCCCGCGTACAAGGTCCAGGCGTATCTCTCCGAGTGCCTGGACTCGGTGCTCGGGCAGTCGTATCCCGATCTGGAACTCATCGCCGTGGACGACTGCTCCCCGGATGCCTGCGGCGCGATCATCGACGAGTACGCGGCCCGTGACGCGCGCGTGCGGGCCGTGCACCTGGCCGCGAACCAGGGGCTCGGCCGGGCCAGGAACGCGGGGATGGCCGAGGCGAGGGGCGACTATCTGGTCTTCCTGGACAGCGACGACACGCTCACCCCGGACGCGCTGCACGCGATCGCCGACCGGATCAAGGAGTCCGGCGAGCCGGACGTCCTGATGTACGACTACGCGCGCACGTACTGGGACGGCCGGAAGGTGCGCAACCATCTCGCCGCCCAGCTGACCGAGCAGGGCTTGGCGCCGTTCCGGCTGGAGGACCGGCCGGGGCTGCTCGGTGTGCTGATGGTGGCGTGGAACAAGGCCTACCGGCGGGAGTTCGTCGAGGAGCACGGCTTCGTCTTCCCGCCGGGCTACTACGAGGACACCCCCTGGACCTTCCCGGTGCTGATGACGGCGGGGTCGATCGCCACCCTGGACCGGGTGTGCGTGCACTACCGGCAGCGCCGGCAGGGCAGCATCCTCGGCAGCACCAGCCCTCAGCACTTCGATCTGTTCGAGCAGTACGACCGGGTGTTCACGTATGTCGAGCAGCACCCCGGACTGGCGCGGTGGCGGCCGGAGCTGTTCCGCGTCATGGTCGACCACTGTGTGACGGTGTTCGCCAGGCCGGGCCGGCTGCCGCGCGGGAGCCACGGCGAGTTCCTGCGCCGGGCCCGCGCCCACTACCGCCGCTACCGTGTCCCGGGAACCCGGATGCGGCGGCGGAACATCCTGATCCGCTTCGGCCTGCACCGCACCTTCCGAGCGCTCCAGCTGACCTCGGCCGTGCGCCGGCGCACGCTGAAGGCAGTGGTGAAGCTGGCCCGCGCCGTGCGCGCCGGCGCGCTGCGGCTGCACTACCGGATCCAGCTGCGGCTGCCCGTCCGCGCCGACCGGGCGGTGTTCACCGCCGGCGCGGGCCGCGGCCACAGCGGCGATCCGGGCGCCCTGGAGGAGGCGTTCCGCACCCATGCCCCGCATGTGCGGACCGCGTGGATCGCCCGCCCCGAACACCAGCACACGGTCCCGCCCGGCCCGCGCCGGCTGCGGCCCGGCACCGCCGCCTACTGGACGGCGCTGGCCCGCTCCAAGTACCTGGTCACCGACGACATGCTGGACCGGCGGCTGCGCAAGCGGCGCGAGCAGATCGTGATCCAGACCCGGCAGGGCACCCCGCTCAAGCACATGGGCCTGGACCTGCAGGAACGCCCGGCGGCGGCCCGCGGCACCGACTTCGCGGAGCTGCTGCGCGGTGTCGACCAGTGGGACCTCGTCCTGTCCGGCAACCGGCACTCGACCCTGACCTGGGAGCGGGTCTTCCCCGGCCGCTACACGACACTGGAGTACGGCGCCCCGCGCAACGACGCGTTCCAGCGGGCGACCCCGGCGGACGTGGCCCGGCTGCGCGGGCTGCTGGGCATCCCCGAGGGCGCGGTCGCGATCCTGTACGCGCCGACCTTCCGCGATCATCAGCACACCCAGCACCCGCTGCTGGACCTGGACCGGATCGCGCGCCGTCTCGGCCCGCGCTTCGTGATCCTGGCCCGCCCCCACCCCACCCGCGGCGGTCCGCTCGGCACGGGCACCCGGGTCATCGACGTGGGCGGCCAGCCGAGCGTGGAGTCCCTCTGTCTGGCCTCGGACGCCCTGCTCACCGACTATTCGTCGCTCATGTTCGACTACGCAGGCCTGGACCGGCCGATCGTGGTGCACACCGCCGACTGGCAGGCCTACCGGGCCTCCCGCGGGGCCTACTTCGACCTGCGCGCCTTCCCGCCGGGCGCGGTCGCGCGCACCGAGGACGAGCTGATCGACATCTTCGCGACCGGCCACTGGCGCGGCTCGCGCTCGGCGCAGCTGCGGGCGGCGTTCCGGGAGCGGTTCTGCCCGTACGACGACGGACGCGCCGCCGAGCGGGTCGTACGGCATGTGGTGCTGGGCGACCACGGTCTGCCGTCGGTGGTACCGGTCGAGGAGCGCACCCCGGCGCCGTCGGCCTGCGCGCGCTCTCCGCTGGCCACCGTGCCGCGACCTTCCGGTTCCTTCCCCGTCACCGAGAGGCGGTGA
- a CDS encoding carbohydrate ABC transporter permease — MASAAAAGAPPGPAAPRGRRSVTGTRKTVAVLFLLPALVLLGALVVYPIGYSLIRSFYNASGDGFAGVDNYRMLFTDDGIRTALKNNVVWVVFAPMVSTALGLIFAVLTERVRWGTAFKLVVFMPMAISMLAAGIIFRLVYDQDPHRGVANAVWVGVHDTFAQSSAFPKAHPGRESPLVAQNGGFVTRATVHVGQTVTLPLVGVAPEQMPGSAKQAVAARPEPGKITGTTWQDFTRGKGVGRLGVPDPSELGYAGMRIEAVKDGKVVDATKAADDGTFTLPASADGAQLRLPAGNFREPYNGVEWLGPSLVTPAVIGAYVWMWAGFAMVLIAAGLAGVPRELLEAARVDGATEWQVFRKVTVPLLAPVLAVVTVTLMINVLKVFDLVYIIAPGSSQAAANVLALELYRKGFAEGQPGVASAIAVLLLVLVVPVVLFNIRRLRREVRR; from the coding sequence ATGGCGTCGGCAGCGGCGGCCGGGGCCCCACCGGGCCCCGCCGCACCCCGCGGTCGCAGGAGCGTGACCGGCACCCGAAAGACCGTGGCAGTGCTGTTCCTGCTGCCCGCCCTGGTGCTGCTCGGTGCGCTCGTGGTCTACCCGATCGGGTACTCGCTCATCCGCAGCTTCTACAACGCCTCCGGCGACGGTTTCGCCGGCGTCGACAACTACAGGATGCTCTTCACGGACGACGGGATCCGCACCGCCCTGAAGAACAACGTCGTCTGGGTGGTGTTCGCACCCATGGTCTCCACCGCGCTCGGTCTGATCTTCGCGGTGCTGACCGAACGGGTGCGCTGGGGAACGGCGTTCAAGCTGGTCGTCTTCATGCCGATGGCGATCTCGATGCTGGCGGCCGGGATCATCTTCCGGCTGGTGTACGACCAGGATCCGCACAGGGGGGTCGCGAACGCGGTGTGGGTGGGCGTCCACGACACCTTCGCGCAGTCGTCGGCGTTCCCGAAGGCCCACCCGGGCCGTGAGTCGCCCCTCGTCGCGCAGAACGGCGGCTTCGTCACCAGGGCCACCGTGCACGTCGGTCAGACCGTCACCCTTCCCCTTGTCGGCGTCGCCCCCGAGCAGATGCCGGGCAGTGCGAAGCAGGCCGTGGCGGCCAGGCCGGAGCCGGGGAAGATCACCGGCACCACCTGGCAGGACTTCACGCGCGGCAAGGGCGTGGGACGGCTCGGCGTGCCCGATCCGTCCGAGCTGGGCTATGCCGGGATGCGGATCGAGGCGGTGAAGGACGGCAAGGTGGTCGACGCCACCAAGGCGGCCGACGACGGCACCTTCACGCTGCCCGCGTCCGCCGACGGGGCTCAACTGCGGCTTCCGGCAGGGAACTTCAGGGAGCCGTACAACGGTGTCGAGTGGCTCGGTCCGTCGCTGGTCACCCCGGCGGTCATCGGGGCGTACGTATGGATGTGGGCCGGTTTCGCGATGGTGCTGATCGCGGCCGGGCTCGCGGGTGTGCCCCGGGAGCTGCTGGAGGCGGCGCGGGTGGACGGCGCGACCGAGTGGCAGGTGTTCCGCAAGGTCACCGTGCCGCTGCTCGCACCGGTCCTCGCGGTGGTCACCGTCACGCTGATGATCAACGTGCTGAAGGTGTTCGACCTCGTCTACATCATCGCGCCGGGCTCCTCCCAGGCCGCCGCGAACGTGCTCGCCCTGGAGCTGTACCGCAAGGGCTTCGCGGAGGGCCAGCCGGGCGTCGCGAGCGCGATCGCGGTGCTGCTGCTGGTGCTGGTGGTTCCCGTGGTGCTGTTCAACATTCGTCGGCTGAGGCGGGAGGTGCGGCGATGA
- a CDS encoding organic hydroperoxide resistance protein, whose translation MDALYTAVATATHGRDGRAISSDGKIDLKLAPPVELGGNGEGTNPEQLFAAGYAACFGSALGLVGRQAKVDVSDAAVTAEVGIGKQGEGFGLKVTLRVELPDTVDQETGRKLVETAHQVCPYSNATRGNIDVDLVIE comes from the coding sequence ATGGACGCGCTCTACACCGCAGTCGCCACCGCCACCCACGGCCGGGACGGCCGCGCCATCTCCTCCGACGGCAAGATCGACCTGAAGCTGGCCCCGCCGGTGGAGCTGGGCGGCAACGGCGAGGGCACTAACCCCGAGCAGCTCTTCGCCGCCGGTTACGCCGCCTGCTTCGGCAGTGCCCTCGGCCTCGTCGGCCGGCAGGCGAAGGTGGACGTCAGCGACGCGGCGGTGACCGCCGAGGTCGGCATCGGCAAGCAGGGCGAGGGCTTCGGGCTGAAGGTGACGCTCCGCGTCGAGCTGCCCGACACCGTGGACCAGGAGACCGGCCGCAAGCTGGTCGAGACCGCCCACCAGGTCTGCCCCTACTCCAACGCCACCCGCGGCAACATCGACGTCGACCTCGTCATCGAGTAA
- a CDS encoding glycosyltransferase family 39 protein, with protein MLAVGLWGLDRDGMWRDEAVSFQVGRRTVPQIWLLLHDVDAVHGLYYLLMHAVLAVHPGEVVLRLPSVCAAAVTAGLVAALGTRLARPRVGLWAGLLYAGAPMAGHYAQEGRSYALVAAGATGATLLFVRAVQGGSRRDWWAYGAVLGLTCWLHEFAVLLLCAHAGSLALARVGRAWRGWGCAAGGVVVSLLPMVLVSRGQAAQVAWLRRPTADTAEGLLRGFLGPAGGVYEVCLGLALVGLAGLVGRRGEVTLVGVGVPLTVVPPAVLMLASQVSPLYVDRYVLYALSGAPLVVAAGAERVAGVVGRLCSGGREGHSRLHPRLHSQSHLLPQSPLVTLAGVLAVALGFLHQLPLLRADRDPGSRADDLGAVSRVVGRELGGGDAVVFLPEDVRNVALAYPRAFRGVRDVALVAGPAESGTLYGREAGPREVRRRLARLDRVWVVADHDLLAGHGTPRNPVERAKLAVLNRDFTGQEPVLRDGTAVRLYVRSPLPVDPLPVD; from the coding sequence ATGCTCGCGGTCGGGCTCTGGGGGCTCGACCGGGACGGGATGTGGCGCGACGAAGCCGTCAGTTTCCAGGTCGGGCGGCGAACGGTGCCGCAGATCTGGCTGCTGCTGCACGACGTGGACGCCGTGCACGGTCTGTACTACCTCCTCATGCACGCCGTCCTCGCCGTCCACCCCGGCGAGGTCGTGCTGCGGCTGCCGTCGGTGTGCGCGGCGGCGGTGACGGCCGGGCTGGTGGCGGCGCTCGGCACCCGGCTGGCCCGGCCGCGCGTCGGGCTGTGGGCCGGACTGCTCTACGCCGGTGCACCGATGGCCGGCCACTATGCGCAGGAGGGCCGCTCGTACGCCCTGGTCGCGGCCGGGGCCACCGGTGCGACGCTGCTGTTCGTACGGGCTGTGCAGGGGGGTTCCCGGCGGGACTGGTGGGCGTACGGCGCGGTCCTCGGCCTCACCTGCTGGCTGCACGAGTTCGCGGTGCTGCTGCTGTGCGCCCACGCGGGGTCGCTGGCGCTTGCTCGGGTGGGGAGGGCGTGGCGGGGCTGGGGGTGCGCGGCGGGCGGGGTCGTGGTCTCGCTGCTGCCGATGGTGCTCGTGTCGCGGGGGCAGGCGGCGCAGGTGGCGTGGCTGCGGAGGCCTACGGCGGATACGGCCGAAGGGCTGTTGCGGGGGTTTCTCGGGCCTGCGGGTGGGGTGTACGAGGTGTGTCTGGGGCTCGCCTTGGTGGGGCTGGCGGGGTTGGTGGGGCGGCGGGGGGAAGTCACCCTTGTGGGGGTGGGGGTGCCGTTGACGGTGGTCCCCCCTGCGGTGTTGATGCTGGCGTCCCAGGTCTCGCCGCTGTATGTCGACCGGTATGTGCTGTACGCGTTGAGCGGGGCGCCGTTGGTGGTGGCCGCGGGGGCTGAGCGGGTGGCGGGGGTGGTGGGGCGGCTGTGCTCCGGTGGCCGTGAAGGGCACTCCCGGTTGCACCCCCGGTTGCACTCCCAGTCACACCTCCTCCCGCAGTCCCCTCTCGTCACCCTCGCCGGTGTTCTCGCCGTCGCGCTCGGCTTTCTTCATCAGCTGCCGCTTCTCCGGGCCGACCGGGACCCCGGGAGCCGGGCCGATGATCTGGGGGCCGTTTCGCGGGTGGTGGGGCGGGAGTTGGGGGGTGGGGACGCGGTGGTGTTTCTGCCGGAGGATGTGCGGAATGTGGCCCTCGCCTATCCACGGGCGTTCCGCGGGGTGCGGGATGTGGCGCTGGTGGCGGGGCCGGCCGAGTCGGGGACGCTGTACGGGCGCGAGGCCGGGCCGCGTGAGGTGCGGCGGCGGCTGGCGCGGCTGGACCGGGTGTGGGTCGTGGCGGACCATGATCTGCTCGCCGGGCACGGGACCCCGCGCAACCCGGTCGAGCGGGCCAAACTCGCCGTGCTGAACCGGGATTTCACCGGGCAGGAGCCGGTCCTGCGGGACGGGACGGCCGTACGGCTGTACGTCCGCAGTCCACTCCCCGTCGATCCACTTCCCGTCGATTGA
- a CDS encoding carbohydrate ABC transporter permease, translating to MTATAGSVTEAGPVQAVKARQSLGAKIAERLGGGLVRVFLIVVGLFWLVPTVGLLISSLRSPEDMSASGWWKVFTKPSQLTFDSYQKLLENGDITHSLWNTVLITVPATVLVVVVGSLAGYAFAWMEFPGRDWWFLGVVSLLVVPVQVALIPIAELFGRIGLFGTILGVILFHTGFGLPFAVFLLRNFFAEIPRELLEAARLDGAGELRLFARVVMPLGGPAIASLGIFQFLWVWNDMLVALVFTKSGTQPITVALQTQVRQFGNNIDVLAPGAFISMVIPLAVFFAFQRQFVSGVMAGAVK from the coding sequence ATGACGGCGACCGCCGGGAGTGTCACGGAAGCCGGCCCCGTCCAGGCGGTGAAGGCGCGGCAGTCGCTCGGTGCGAAGATCGCCGAGAGGCTGGGCGGCGGTCTGGTCCGGGTGTTCCTGATCGTCGTGGGCCTGTTCTGGCTGGTGCCGACGGTCGGTCTGCTCATCTCCTCGCTGCGCTCGCCGGAGGACATGAGCGCGAGCGGCTGGTGGAAGGTGTTCACCAAGCCCTCCCAACTGACCTTCGACAGCTATCAGAAGCTCCTCGAGAACGGCGACATCACCCACTCCCTCTGGAACACCGTGCTGATCACGGTCCCGGCGACCGTGCTGGTCGTCGTGGTCGGCTCGCTCGCGGGCTACGCGTTCGCGTGGATGGAGTTCCCGGGCCGGGACTGGTGGTTCCTGGGCGTGGTGAGCCTGCTGGTGGTGCCGGTGCAGGTGGCGCTGATCCCGATCGCCGAACTGTTCGGCAGGATCGGCCTGTTCGGGACGATCCTCGGCGTGATCCTGTTCCACACCGGCTTCGGTCTGCCCTTCGCGGTGTTCCTGCTGCGGAACTTCTTCGCGGAGATCCCGCGCGAACTGCTGGAGGCGGCCCGGCTCGACGGCGCCGGTGAACTGCGGCTGTTCGCCCGGGTGGTGATGCCGCTCGGCGGGCCGGCCATCGCGAGCCTCGGCATCTTCCAGTTCCTGTGGGTGTGGAACGACATGCTGGTCGCGCTGGTGTTCACCAAGTCGGGCACCCAGCCGATCACGGTCGCGCTGCAGACGCAGGTACGGCAGTTCGGCAACAACATCGACGTGCTGGCACCCGGCGCGTTCATCTCCATGGTGATCCCGCTGGCCGTGTTCTTCGCGTTCCAGCGGCAGTTCGTGTCGGGGGTGATGGCGGGCGCGGTCAAGTAG
- a CDS encoding ABC transporter substrate-binding protein: MRSKSSTIRTHRAVTTLAALLAGALALSACSSSDNKSGTKEQSSGGQTPAGSTVTLPKLNGAHLEVAAVWTGAEQDNFKKVLAEFEKRTGATVTFVPAQDPIINFLGSKIAGGQPPDVAMLPQPGAIKQAVQQKWAKPLGPDALKELQQNYSQGWQNIGKVDGKQYGVYYKAANKSLIWYNAKVFENAGAKEPKTWKDLLTAAQAVYDSGVTPFSVPGADGWPLTDWFENVYLSQAGPEKYDQLTQHKIKWTDPSVKQALTTLAQIWGKKDYLAGGQNGALQTEFPASVTQTFTGGDQPKAAMVYEGDFVQVNIAETKAKVGTDAKVFPFPAVGATAPVVSGGDAAVILKDSKAAQALATFLASPDAATIQAKLGGYLSPNKNVPISAYPNAVQQKIAKALIASGDDFRFDMSDQAPQAFGGTPGKGEWKDLQDFLKNPADVTGAQAQLEKDAAAAYGNGS; the protein is encoded by the coding sequence ATGCGCAGCAAGAGCAGCACCATCCGGACACACAGGGCCGTCACCACACTCGCCGCGCTGCTGGCCGGAGCCCTCGCGCTCAGCGCCTGCTCCAGCAGCGACAACAAAAGCGGCACCAAGGAGCAGAGCAGCGGGGGGCAGACCCCGGCCGGCTCCACCGTCACCCTGCCGAAGCTGAACGGCGCCCATCTGGAGGTGGCCGCCGTCTGGACCGGCGCCGAGCAGGACAACTTCAAGAAAGTCCTCGCCGAGTTCGAGAAGCGCACCGGCGCGACGGTCACCTTCGTGCCCGCCCAGGACCCGATCATCAACTTCCTCGGTTCGAAGATCGCGGGCGGCCAGCCGCCGGACGTGGCGATGCTGCCGCAGCCCGGCGCCATCAAGCAGGCCGTGCAGCAGAAGTGGGCCAAGCCGCTCGGCCCGGACGCCCTGAAGGAGCTCCAGCAGAACTACTCCCAGGGCTGGCAGAACATCGGCAAGGTCGACGGCAAGCAGTACGGCGTCTACTACAAGGCCGCCAACAAGTCGCTGATCTGGTACAACGCCAAGGTCTTCGAGAACGCGGGTGCCAAGGAGCCGAAGACCTGGAAGGACCTGCTGACGGCGGCGCAGGCGGTGTACGACTCCGGGGTCACCCCGTTCTCGGTGCCGGGCGCGGACGGCTGGCCGCTGACGGACTGGTTCGAGAACGTCTATCTGTCCCAGGCGGGGCCCGAGAAGTACGACCAGCTCACCCAGCACAAGATCAAGTGGACGGATCCCTCGGTCAAGCAGGCCCTCACGACGCTCGCGCAGATCTGGGGCAAGAAGGACTATCTGGCGGGCGGGCAGAACGGCGCGCTGCAGACCGAGTTCCCGGCCTCGGTCACCCAGACCTTCACCGGCGGCGACCAGCCGAAGGCCGCGATGGTCTACGAGGGCGACTTCGTGCAGGTCAACATCGCCGAGACCAAGGCGAAGGTGGGCACGGACGCGAAGGTGTTCCCGTTCCCGGCCGTCGGCGCCACCGCACCCGTGGTCTCCGGCGGTGACGCCGCGGTGATCCTGAAGGACTCCAAGGCCGCGCAGGCCCTGGCCACCTTCCTCGCCTCCCCGGACGCGGCGACGATCCAGGCGAAGCTCGGCGGCTATCTCTCGCCGAACAAGAACGTGCCGATCTCGGCGTATCCGAACGCGGTGCAGCAGAAGATCGCCAAGGCACTCATCGCGTCCGGCGACGACTTCCGCTTCGACATGTCCGACCAGGCCCCGCAGGCCTTCGGCGGCACCCCGGGCAAGGGCGAGTGGAAGGACCTGCAGGACTTCCTGAAGAACCCGGCGGACGTGACGGGCGCGCAGGCGCAGTTGGAGAAGGACGCGGCGGCCGCGTACGGAAACGGGAGCTGA